The nucleotide window GGCTTCGGTGGTTTCGGCGGCCACCCTGCGCTCGCCGTGCCCCTTGAACACCCGGGTAGCGGCAAACTCGCCCAGCTTGTGCCCGACCATGTTCTCGCTTACCAGCACCGGCACGTGCTGATGGCCGTTGTGCACTGCGATGGTCAGGCCCACCATTTCGGGGGTGACCATGGAACGCCGCGACCAGGT belongs to Gammaproteobacteria bacterium and includes:
- the rpsS gene encoding 30S ribosomal protein S19, yielding MPRSIRKGPFVDPHLAKKVEAAASSGNRKPIKTWSRRSMVTPEMVGLTIAVHNGHQHVPVLVSENMVGHKLGEFAATRVFKGHGERRVAAETTEAKT